A genomic stretch from Phaeodactylum tricornutum CCAP 1055/1 chromosome 22, whole genome shotgun sequence includes:
- a CDS encoding predicted protein, translated as MRMDTVLMQQILNAEPAFFDIEEKIRCTKLLDEMSTEECEELALSSYTYWLATFDEIQPDRGMQRLAALKDIRRHYIAENKKYDSTLERLRQTCRLRRDNTITVLRTLFADNFDQFGLTANQLAIRAEYQVLVSEELAKQNMVVRGYDRENRAILYKLSRTKKDTLELAYTLTQLYLIDRAAAASEVVSRGKQDQVVVVLVFDNYLRSLSPPLSTWMRSKRCRCSDPMGT; from the exons ATGCGCATGGACACTGTTTTGATGCAGCAAATTCTGAACGCCGAGCCAGCTTTCTTCGATATCGAAGAGAAGATAAGGTGCACG AAACTCCTCGACGAGATGTCAACGGAAGAATGCGAAGAATTGGCTCTATCGTCTTATACGTATTGGCTGGCTACCTTTGACGAAATCCAGCCCGATAGGGGCATGCAGAGACTTGCCGCTTTAAAGGATATCCGACGGCATTACATTGCCGAGAACAAAAAGTACGATAGTACCTTGGAGCGTTTGAGACAAACTTGCCGGCTACGGAGAGACAACACTATTACCGTATTACGAACGCTGTTTGCCGACAACTTCGACCAATTCGGCCTCACAGCGAACCAACTCGCCATTCGGGCGGAGTATCAGGTGTTGGTTTCTGAAGAGCTCGCGAAGCAAAATATGGTGGTTCGCGGGTACGACCGAGAGAATCGTGCTATTTTGTACAAGCTTTCGCGGACCAAAAAGGATACACTCGAATTAGCTTACACTCTTACGCAGCTCTATCTGATCGACCGGGCCGCTGCAGCATCGGAAGTAGTATCACGAGGCAAACAAGACCAAGTGGTGGTGGTTCTCGTTTTCGACAACTATCTGAGGTCTCTTTCACCGCCATTAAGTACC TGGATGCGGAGCAAGCGATGCCGATGCTCCGATCCGATGGGCACTTGA
- a CDS encoding predicted protein produces MTPSDWAVPAPPVPTVPVAGTGRSFPVHRIYCVARNYADHVREMGQDPDREDPCFFTKPPDAVVHCGTLANRNHNNNFTSAAHKVPDLVEIPYPLATSNLHYEIELAVAIGTSGTAIAVEDALAHVFGYAVAVDLTRRDLQQIAKNRGRPWDSAKGFDQSAPISSIIPVTTMVPDADASIWLTVNHKAAQSGQLSQMIWSVPEIVSHLSKEFTLLPGDLILTGTPAGVGPIVPGDTVRGGIEGLAELAFRIR; encoded by the coding sequence ATGACGCCGTCGGACTGGGCCGTGCCGGCTCCACCGGTACCAACCGTTCCGGTAGCGGGGACGGGACGGTCCTTTCCCGTACACCGAATTTACTGTGTCGCGAGAAACTACGCGGATCACGTACGGGAAATGGGTCAAGATCCGGATCGAGAAGACCCCTGTTTCTTTACCAAACCACCCGATGCGGTGGTACACTGCGGGACACTTGCAAACcgcaaccacaacaacaactttACCAGCGCTGCTCACAAAGTACCCGATTTGGTCGAAATTCCCTATCCCCTCGCCACTTCCAATCTACATTACGAAATTGAATTGGCCGTGGCGATCGGTACGAGCGGAACCGCGATTGCGGTGGAGGATGCACTGGCACACGTATTTGGCTACGCCGTGGCGGTCGACTTGACGCGCCGGGATTTGCAACAAATCGCCAAAAATCGAGGGAGACCCTGGGATAGTGCCAAAGGTTTCGACCAATCCGCTCCTATTTCAAGCATCATTCCGGTAACAACCATGGTACCGGACGCGGACGCAAGCATTTGGCTCACCGTCAACCACAAAGCCGCGCAATCTGGACAATTGTCGCAAATGATTTGGTCCGTGCCCGAGATTGTGTCCCACCTTTCGAAGGAATTCACATTACTGCCAGGAGATTTGATTCTGACCGGAACTCCGGCCGGAGTTGGTCCCATTGTTCCGGGAGATACCGTTAGAGGGGGGATAGAAGGACTTGCCGAATTGGCCTTCCGGATCCGATGA
- a CDS encoding predicted protein — protein MDRSVPNPFGNSDLTKYWNQRRRLFSRFDHGVQLDDEGWFSVTPEQIADHVASRLYQLSEARPMVVLDAFCGCGGNAIAFAKLPNVTVLAVDVDRAKLRRAAHNAAIYGIPPHKLAFVECNVL, from the coding sequence ATGGATCGGTCCGTCCCGAACCCTTTTGGAAACTCCGACCTTACCAAGTACTGGAACCAACGTCGTCGCCTCTTTTCCCGTTTTGATCACGGTGTTCAACTCGACGATGAAGGATGGTTTTCGGTGACGCCGGAACAAATCGCCGACCACGTGGCGTCGCGTCTCTATCAATTGTCCGAGGCGCGACCAATGGTGGTTTTGGACGCCTTTTGTGGCTGTGGGGGCAACGCCATTGCCTTTGCTAAACTCCCTAACGTTACCGTGCTCGCAGTGGACGTGGATCGTGCCAAGTTACGCCGCGCCGCTCATAACGCAGCTATTTACGGTATTCCTCCACATAAATTGGCCTTTGTGGAATGCAACGTCTTG
- a CDS encoding predicted protein: MTSARFLFLCALLSFSHGLLQQKPLFAKSLSRSGDRVVLGRKTASSATAASAPVDTEEWTKKRLHNTAAFRSLAILGAVAVAGTKSSAQFLPAQATASIHVLSFATWFGTVAYTTFVLGITMFKNLPRQTFGKLQAKLFPTYFALSSVALVLQLATAKAMPVFASKSMTALGVALAMTALNQFYLEPVSTINMMERYSLESRGEKESNEYKRLKAQFGKFHGMSSLTNLVALCGGVAHAIYMAAALI; encoded by the exons ATGACATCGGCccgcttccttttcctttgtgcTCTACTGTCTTTCTCGCACGGCCTGCTCCAGCAGAAACCCCTCTTTGCGAAGTCGCTCTCTCGAAGTGGTGATCGCGTGGTTCTAGGCCGAAAAACAGCCTCTTCGGCGACAGCTGCAAGCGCACCAGTAGACACGGAAGAGTGGACAAAGAAACGGTTGCACAACACGGCGGCTTTTCGCTCTCTGGCTATACTAGGAGCGGTGGCCGTGGCTGGAACGAAATCTTCGGCACAATTCTTGCCAGCGCAAGCTACAGCTAGCATTCATGTCCTCTCTTTTGCTACCTGGTTCGGTACAGTAGCATACACGACATTTGTTTTAGGAATTACCATGTTCAAGAACTTGCCTAGGCAAACATTCGGAAAACTACAAGCCAAACTCTTTCCAACGTACTTTGCCCTGTCCTCGGTCGCCCTTGTTCTGCAG CTTGCGACGGCCAAAGCAATGCCGGTGTTTGCCTCAAAGTCCATGACAGCCCTCGGGGTTGCCTTGGCGATGACAGCCTTAAACCAGTTTTACCTCGAGCCCGTTTCGACTATAAACATGATGGAACGTTATAGTTTGGAAAGTCGTGGCGAAAAAGAGAGCAATGAGTACAAAAGACTGAAAGCCCAATTTGGCAAGTTTCACGGCATGTCCTCGCTTACGAACCTGGTAGCTCTATGTGGTGGCGTTGCCCATGCAATCTACATGGCTGCGGCTCTAATTTGA
- a CDS encoding predicted protein, which yields MFVSSWKPPIRLGCSKVRCLLSARNRPLVVNSKRRAFLHANCPRFASALIDLRSDTVTKPSRPMLEAALSARTGDDVMGEDPTVLELEETVADLFRKEKGLYVPTGTMSNLVAIMSHCNRRSSEIIIGANCHICLWEGGNTAGLGGVHTRQLLEDETTAQIHRDHISDAFRSDDDDHFAKTELLCLENSHNMMGGVALPLSYVEDIGHLTTELGIKLHIDGARIFNASVCHNVPVDNLCKPADSVSVCLSKGLGAPLGSVLVGDTDFIRLAKRARKRCGGGMRQAGVVAAMGLYAIHNNISRLEADHRRAKRLANELQKNGFYLARNGAVDTNMFYFGLPDNSKVEWKDYCKILQTKHGVGLTGGYSRGGRLFRAVTHLDISDKDIDRAVEAMVLAARLS from the coding sequence ATGTTTGTAAGCTCATGGAAGCCTCCGATCAGACTGGGTTGTTCGAAAGTTCGATGTCTTTTATCTGCCCGAAACAGGCCTCTCGTTGTCAATAGTAAGCGACGAGCATTTTTGCATGCCAATTGTCCTCGATTTGCATCAGCTCTGATTGATCTACGAAGCGATACAGTGACTAAACCATCCCGCCCAATGCTAGAAGCGGCTCTCAGTGCTCGCACAGGAGACGATGTCATGGGAGAGGACCCTACAGTCTTGGAACTTGAGGAAACGGTAGCGGACTTGttcagaaaagaaaaaggccttTATGTGCCGACCGGAACAATGTCAAATCTAGTGGCCATAATGTCGCACTGCAATCGGAGATCATCGGAAATCATTATTGGGGCAAACTGTCACATCTGTCTATGGGAGGGAGGGAACACGGCTGGTTTGGGTGGGGTCCATACTCGCCAACTCTTGGAGGATGAAACCACAGCACAGATCCACCGGGATCATATCAGCGACGCCTTTCGTTCTGACGATGATGACCATTTTGCAAAAACAGAACTGTTGTGTCTTGAAAACTCTCACAACATGATGGGAGGCGTTGCTTTACCGCTTTCCTACGTCGAAGATATTGGACACTTGACTACCGAGTTGGGAATTAAGCTCCACATTGATGGAGCAAGAATTTTCAATGCATCGGTGTGCCACAACGTACCCGTTGATAATCTTTGCAAGCCGGCAGATAGCGTGTCTGTCTGCCTCTCAAAGGGTCTTGGTGCTCCCTTGGGAAGCGTCTTGGTGGGGGACACGGACTTCATCCGTTTAGCAAAACGTGCAAGAAAACGATGCGGAGGGGGGATGCGCCAAGCTGGGGTGGTCGCGGCGATGGGACTCTACGCCATCCACAACAACATATCTAGGCTCGAGGCGGACCATAGAAGGGCAAAACGATTGGCAAATGAGCTGCAAAAGAATGGCTTTTATCTTGCTAGGAACGGTGCCGTTGACACCAATATGTTTTACTTTGGTCTGCCAGATAACTCGAAAGTTGAGTGGAAGGATTACTGCAAGATTTTACAGACCAAGCATGGCGTAGGCCTGACCGGCGGATATTCTCGTGGAGGGAGACTGTTCCGGGCCGTTACTCACTTGGACATTTCGGACAAAGACATTGACCGAGCGGTCGAAGCTATGGTCTTAGCCGCAAGGTTGAGCTAG
- the dsCYC6 gene encoding predicted protein (diatom-specific cyclin 6) has protein sequence MEAIPVTPAKGTAIQGQTSFNRKVRHMDKAPVMEHLRVLRRLESETYPPCEDYLTLFGPSHTEGVTGYISERWRGSICEWCYEVVDHFQFDREVVSIALNYLDRAVAAKARDTLKAIPYLEFQLIAVTSVYMAIKLHGAHETHDGPRRRLRIDAFVELSRGHFEAGAIECMERSILSTLNWRVNPPTLLRFISNLLELLPEWSPLPHTVSYGDALGGIYDYARYLSELSVCVSKFSFTLSSSEIAFSAILCAIEALQATRTVPDFARSDFLKNVAEATGLHADEPQILSACEMLRELYPSIFGRDDEHHLFASHACTVGQPQSVSGKKSPVCVLEEQAESPNTRRKRSRSSDDDKQPLYSSF, from the coding sequence ATGGAAGCTATCCCCGTTACACCAGCGAAAGGCACTGCCATTCAGGGCCAAACAAGTTTCAATCGAAAGGTGAGACACATGGATAAGGCCCCGGTGATGGAGCATTTGCGAGTTTTGCGTCGCTTGGAATCGGAAACATATCCACCGTGTGAGGATTACTTGACGTTGTTTGGCCCTTCACATACCGAAGGCGTGACCGGCTACATTAGCGAGCGTTGGAGAGGAAGCATTTGCGAGTGGTGTTATGAAGTCGTCGATCACTTTCAGTTTGATCGCGAAGTTGTCTCCATCGCGCTCAATTACCTGGATCGCGCGGTAGCGGCGAAAGCCAGGGATACTCTGAAAGCCATCCCGTATCTTGAGTTCCAGCTTATTGCTGTTACTTCTGTCTACATGGCCATCAAATTGCATGGCGCGCATGAGACACATGATGGCCCTCGTCGCAGGCTACGCATCGATGCCTTTGTCGAGCTCAGCCGTGGACACTTTGAAGCGGGTGCGATCGAATGTATGGAACGTTCCATACTCTCGACTCTCAACTGGAGGGTGAACCCACCAACCCTTCTCCGCTTTATTTCCAACCTTCTTGAACTCCTTCCTGAATGGTCTCCGCTTCCACATACCGTTTCCTACGGGGACGCATTGGGCGGAATCTACGATTACGCCAGATATCTTTCGGAGCTTTCTGTTTGTGTTTCTAAATTTTCATTTACCCTATCCTCTTCGGAGATTGCATTTTCCGCTATCCTGTGTGCCATTGAGGCACTACAGGCAACTCGAACAGTGCCGGACTTCGCTCGTTCCGATTTTTTAAAGAACGTCGCTGAAGCCACAGGTCTGCATGCCGACGAGCCGCAAATCCTGTCCGCTTGCGAGATGCTCCGGGAGCTTTACCCGAGCATTTTCGGAAGAGACGATGAACATCACCTCTTTGCCAGTCACGCATGCACAGTTGGTCAGCCTCAGTCTGTGAGCGGAAAAAAATCTCCAGTTTGTGTGTTGGAGGAGCAAGCGGAAAGCCCAAATACACGCCGCAAACGAAGTCGCAGTAGCGACGATGATAAACAACCTCTGTATTCCAGCTTTTAA
- a CDS encoding predicted protein produces the protein MERGATEENEDKPFAILCWPSELCTAPVPAGWIVGWSSSRKRSRYDSHEVIVLNEAIEEEEEWPYHAFVCAVRIDPPKSPHQNRNDPGRPAPKRLQLLAQQSISCSTCVLKTCWNHLDIVGLWSPTNGGRIPSMQHQFPTFKDQKGFPVQLTSQDFNHATVQLLLYERDGGLLYRHEACPTDSFFSGTLLIRLSHALTLLQQIEATVHSPHEFRSSRMHSSDPSTHANVFKSRASIYNFRQYSLLCQHSGNLSTTDIFPIYSFMNAYNQLLGWKDNQTMSNYERAATSLQLRNETWRTLVDAILGTFLGVSLALYIRSATEHGALERVREFHYNTLGASIDWLGKSPVGFKLNERLSENLGRELNTILTIHRSLVQAMFKLEVSADFFATAVLLTGVLLGSSGFFALLHDSFRLATAHLTILATCFRRVYQAELYLLAALWRVFRGKKWNVLRLRTDSMEYDSMQLLLGTILFAVSLFMFTTVLVHHVFFAMLDLVIKGVSAILVGGYWTLHCFPYGQLFSRLRDPGWFVANVYLRDVWTASGSVCTRLSASLTPPEEILTSTLLPLLKRIAGFSFDHAIAIVTGQSRAKSLISNSNPSS, from the exons ATGGAGAGAGGCGCTACCGAGGAAAATGAGGACAAGCCCTTTGCCATTCTGTGTTGGCCTAGCGAATTATGCACCGCTCCGGTACCGGCAGGATGGATAGTCGGTTGGAGCTCGAGTCGCAAGCGATCTCGTTATGATAGTCATGAGGTGATCGTATTGAATGAAGCTAtcgaggaggaggaggaatGGCCCTATCATGCATTCGTATGCGCAG TGCGAATCGACCCTCCGAAGAGTCCGCACCAGAATCGGAACGATCCGGGACGACCTGCACCAAAGAGGCTGCAGTTGCTCGCACAGCAAAGTATTTCGTGTTCAACGTGCGTGCTGAAAACATGCTGGAATCATCTGGATATTGTTGGCTTGTGGTCACCCACGAATGGTGGGAGGATACCTTCCATGCAGCACCAGTTCCCAACGTTTAAGGACCAGAAAGGGTTTCCCGTGCAACTCACTTCCCAAGATTTCAACCACGCTACAGTCCAGCTCCTTCTCTATGAGCGAGACGGTGGTCTTCTCTACCGTCACGAAGCGTGTCCTACAGACTCATTTTTTTCTGGCACTCTATTGATACGACTTAGTCACGCGCTTACACTACTGCAGCAAATTGAAGCAACTGTACATTCACCGCACGAATTCCGCTCTTCTCGCATGCACTCCAGTGATCCATCTACTCATGCAAACGTTTTCAAGAGTAGAGCTTCTATCTACAACTTTCGACAGTATTCCTTGCTATGCCAACACTCTGGCAACCTGTCTACCACAGATATCTTCCCAATTTACTCGTTCATGAACGCATATAACCAGCTACTAGGCTGGAAAGACAACCAAACCATGTCAAACTACGAACGTGCGGCCACAAGTCTGCAGTTGCGAAATGAGACTTGGCGAACACTTGTCGATGCTATTCTCGGTACTTTTCTCGGCGTGTCCCTCGCACTATATATTCGAAGTGCTACCGAGCACGGCGCCCTGGAGCGAGTGCGGGAATTTCACTATAATACATTGGGTGCTAGTATCGACTGGCTGGGAAAATCTCCCGTCGGCTTCAAGCTAAATGAGCGTCTGTCGGAAAATCTTGGCCGAGAGCTTAATACGATCTTGACGATTCACAGAAGCCTTGTTCAGGCAATGTTCAAGCTTGAAGTATCAGCGGACTTTTTCGCAACCGCAGTCCTCCTAACCGGAGTTTTGTTGGGTAGTTCGGGATTTTTTGCGCTTCTGCACGACTCATTTCGCCTGGCGACGGCTCATCTGACCATTCTCGCTACTTGCTTCCGGCGTGTATACCAAGCCGAGCTTTATCTGCTAGCAGCACTTTGGCGGGTATTTCGCGGTAAAAAGTGGAATGTGCTGCGGCTTCGGACAGATTCGATGGAGTACGATTCCATGCAATTGCTGCTGGGAACCATTCTCTTCGCTGTTTCACTCTTTATGTTTACGACCGTTTTGGTGCACCATGTTTTCTTTGCTATGCTTGACTTGGTGATAAAAGGTGTATCGGCTATATTGGTCGGTGGATATTGGACATTGCATTGCTTTCCATATGGGCAGCTTTTTTCACGGCTCCGTGATCCCGGCTGGTTTGTCGCCAATGTTTATCTACGGGATGTTTGGACGGCAAGCGGTTCTGTATGCACTCGGCTTTCGGCTTCACTAACACCTCCGGAGGAAATACTCACATCAACACTACTTCCACTTCTTAAACGGATTGCGGGATTCTCTTTTGATCACGCCATCGCAATCGTCACGGGCCAGTCAAGAGCGAAATCGTTGATTTCTAATTCTAATCCTTCTAGCTAG
- the RFC2 gene encoding predicted protein (DNA replication factor C subunit RFC2 highly closed to the Thalassiosira protein thaps1 14250.) encodes MTDTAVAASVPSEANKENSVAKAKKSMAGYQVPWVEKYRPRVLEDVVGNEETVSRLRAISRTGNLPNLILAGPPGTGKTTSVHALARQLLGASYKDAVLELNASDARGIDVVRNRIKSFAMNKVTLPPGRHKIIILDEADSMTSAAQQALRRTMELYSNTTRFCLACNVSTKIIEAIQSRAAILRYSRLANEQVLTCLLKVCQAESISYTNDALEAILFTAEGDMRHALNNLQASYFLTNGIISQTSVFKVCDQPHPKTVGQIISHCTKGDTKAACDQMQALWKSGYSTNDIIGTVFKVVKAHGELPEALKLEYLREIGFTQMRISDGVNSPLQLLGLLARLAQKMQQT; translated from the exons ATGACCGACACAGCCGTAGCGGCATCAGTGCCCAGCGAGGCCAACAAAGAGAACAGCGTcgcgaaagcgaaaaagagCATGGCGGGTTACCAGGTGCCGTGGGTGGAAAAATACCGACCGAGGGTATTGGAAGACGTCGTGGGGAACGAGGAGACGGTGAGTCGACTCCGTGCGATTTCCAGGACGGGTAATCTACCGAATCTCATTCTGGCGGGTCCGCCCGGTACGGGCAAGACTACGAGTGTACACGCGTTGGCCCGACAACTGTTGGGTGCATCCTACAAGGATGCCGTCTTGGAACTGAACGCCTCCGATGCCCGAGGTATTGAT GTTGTCAGAAATCGCATCAAGAGTTTCGCCATGAATAAAGTTACGTTGCCCCCTGGTCGCCACAAAATTATCATTCTGGACGAGGCCGACTCGATGACGTCCGCGGCACAGCAGGCTCTTCGAAGAACAATGGAGCTGTACTCCAACACAACGCGCTTTTGTTTGGCCTGCAACGTTTCGACCAAAATCATTGAAGCTATCCAATCGAGAGCCGCGATTCTTCGTTATTCACGGCTGGCCAACGAACAAGTCTTGACCTGCCTACTCAAGGTGTGCCAAGCAGAATCCATCTCGTACACAAACGATGCACTGGAGGCTATTCTTTTTACCGCGGAAGGTGATATGCGCCACGCTCTCAACAATCTTCAGGCCTCGTACTTTTTGACCAACGGAATCATTTCGCAAACTTCCGTTTTCAAAGTGTGCGACCAGCCTCATCCCAAAACTGTAGGTCAAATTATCAGCCATTGTACCAAGGGGGATACCAAGGCTGCCTGCGATCAGATGCAAGCGTTGTGGAAGTCGGGGTATTCCACCAACGATATCATAGGTACCGTTTTCAAGGTCGTCAAGGCTCACGGCGAGCTTCCGGAAGCCCTCAAACTAGAGTACTTGCGCGAGATTGGCTTTACCCAAATGCGAATTTCCGATGGGGTAAACTCGCCGCTGCAGCTGCTCGGACTTTTGGCGCGACTCGCTCAAAAAATGCAGCAAACTTAA
- a CDS encoding predicted protein, with protein MTTPSATNDKKTQEMTPLRDFDELEGTLLPTAQAVLENDRSQFASVPTAVPISHVEYVSDVSDKEEKIPTVDGVALAVPLPTSSSQAQIDHDRLRFQQGTQKGLILSEEEKDRIKYANIQVNAIDYNIRRQVEEANRVAREQNFKEETGQVQSSTAASMQKKPYVPQPTPKAPEFYKGTYGSDYKVKKYDVAEYKPDYQYKTTEYKSVYEP; from the coding sequence ATGACAACCCCATCCGCAACTAACGATAAGAAAACCCAAGAAATGACACCTTTGCGAGATTTCGACGAGCTGGAAGGCACGTTGCTTCCAACCGCACAAGCCGTCCTCGAGAACGATCGCAGTCAATTTGCAAGTGTCCCTACCGCAGTCCCGATCTCGCATGTTGAGTACGTTTCTGATGTTTCGGACAAGGAAGAGAAGATTCCGACCGTTGACGGTGTTGCGCTCGCTGTCCCTTTGCCTACCTCGTCCTCTCAAGCTCAGATCGACCACGATCGCCTTCGGTTTCAACAGGGCACCCAAAAGGGCCTCATTCTGtccgaagaggaaaaggatcGCATTAAGTACGCCAACATACAGGTGAATGCTATTGATTACAATATTCGGCGGCAggtggaagaagccaaccGCGTCGCTCGGGAACAGAatttcaaagaagaaacgggtCAGGTTCAGTCTTCTACGGCCGCGAGTATGCAGAAAAAGCCGTACGTCCCGCAACCCACACCCAAGGCTCCTGAATTTTATAAGGGCACGTACGGGAGTGACTACAAAGTTAAGAAATATGACGTTGCGGAATACAAACCTGATTACCAGTACAAAACGACAGAATACAAGAGTGTTTACGAGCCATAA
- a CDS encoding predicted protein: RVCLDCSFEKDMTGKEIGSLSLQLRYCYGINKSSPHPCLLSATGVGGETLTHLQKVSGFDEWSNRAFSCTERSLEDYYRDNISQIVYLTSDSQNVLEDLDNEKIYIIGGIVDRNRLRRAAIDRAERLGVATARLPLDKHLKEMASTRVLTCNHVFEILIKFREHGKSWKKALHDVLPQRKEAKLMDGEDREAIEVKEIK; the protein is encoded by the coding sequence AGAGTGTGTCTGGACTGCTCGTTTGAAAAAGACATGACCGGTAAAGAAATAGGGAGTCTGTCCTTGCAGCTTCGGTATTGTTACGGAATCAACAAAAGTAGTCCACACCCCTGTCTTTTGTCTGCCACAGGCGTCGGGGGTGAAACGCTGACTCACCTGCAGAAAGTATCGGGCTTTGACGAATGGTCGAACCGAGCGTTTTCTTGTACGGAAAGGTCATTGGAAGATTACTATAGAGATAACATTTCGCAGATTGTTTACCTTACCAGTGACTCGCAAAATGTCCTGGAGGATTTGGACAACGAGAAAATCTACATTATTGGAGGGATTGTGGACCGGAACCGACTGAGACGAGCAGCCATTGATCGCGCTGAGAGACTCGGTGTTGCAACGGCAAGATTACCATTAGACAAACATCTTAAAGAGATGGCTTCGACTCGTGTGTTGACATGCAATCACGTGTTTGAGATACTCATAAAGTTTAGAGAGCATGGTAAGAGCTGGAAGAAGGCTTTGCATGACGTGTTGCCGCAGcgaaaagaagcaaaactGATGGATGGCGAAGACAGAGAAGCTATTGAAGTGAAGGAAATTAAATAA